A section of the Novipirellula caenicola genome encodes:
- the grpE gene encoding nucleotide exchange factor GrpE produces MKQEENKSQEEMDAMDAVHEDEGSQDEAMQEDNAGVESRDAEIERLRASSESAEKRVLQAQAEAENFRKRMRRDFEDQLRYAAVPLVNDLLQVRDNLHRAIEASGSTSESDGLREGVAMVAKQLDDTLAKYQIREIPAAGELFDPNYHEAISQIPSDEHPAGTVAHVAVTGFQMHDRVIRPSQVIVSTGPASDTPAN; encoded by the coding sequence ATGAAACAAGAAGAAAACAAATCCCAGGAAGAGATGGACGCAATGGACGCCGTGCACGAAGACGAAGGGTCGCAAGACGAAGCGATGCAGGAGGATAACGCCGGCGTCGAAAGTCGCGATGCCGAAATCGAGCGATTGCGAGCGTCGTCGGAATCGGCCGAAAAACGAGTCCTGCAGGCGCAAGCCGAAGCCGAGAACTTTCGCAAACGAATGCGTCGCGATTTCGAGGACCAATTGCGTTACGCCGCAGTCCCGCTTGTAAACGATTTGCTACAGGTTCGCGACAATTTGCATCGAGCGATCGAAGCATCCGGAAGCACAAGCGAATCCGATGGGTTGCGTGAAGGGGTCGCGATGGTCGCCAAGCAGCTCGACGATACGCTCGCGAAATACCAGATTCGCGAAATCCCTGCTGCAGGTGAATTGTTCGATCCGAACTACCACGAAGCCATCTCGCAGATCCCGAGTGATGAACACCCCGCAGGGACGGTGGCTCATGTTGCCGTCACGGGATTCCAAATGCACGATCGCGTGATTCGCCCTAGCCAAGTCATTGTCAGCACGGGACCTGCGAGTGATACGCCCGCGAACTAA
- a CDS encoding FmdB family zinc ribbon protein, with protein MPTYDYECDACGHTMELFQGINDPVEKKCPECKKNKLKRLFGAGAAIVFKGSGFYQTDYRSEGYKKAAKADKSSTSSSSKSESKASKSESKASKPAKPKSDS; from the coding sequence ATGCCAACTTACGATTATGAGTGCGACGCCTGCGGCCACACCATGGAGCTCTTTCAAGGGATCAATGATCCGGTTGAAAAGAAATGTCCTGAGTGCAAAAAGAACAAGCTAAAGCGTTTGTTCGGTGCGGGGGCAGCCATTGTGTTCAAAGGCAGCGGGTTCTACCAAACCGATTACCGCAGCGAAGGATACAAAAAGGCCGCCAAAGCGGATAAATCGTCGACAAGCAGTTCGAGCAAAAGCGAATCGAAAGCTTCGAAAAGCGAGTCCAAGGCGAGCAAGCCCGCGAAGCCCAAGAGCGATTCCTAA
- a CDS encoding isochorismatase family protein, with amino-acid sequence MPHVHSPLRLSADRSALWVIDLQEKLVPVVPSGDAVVEQTMRLVEAAKLLDVPHAATVQYPERLGGLVPPLDKVFASPESKRAFSATVCRDALDAWAKQSRDQIVITGIETHVCVLQTVLDLIAEGFRPYVVAEAVAARHGRDHEIAIERMQMAGATITTVESVLFEWVGTSLHPQFKAISQLVKKQR; translated from the coding sequence ATGCCGCACGTCCATTCGCCGCTACGATTGTCTGCGGACCGCAGCGCATTGTGGGTCATTGATCTGCAAGAAAAACTCGTGCCCGTCGTCCCCTCCGGAGACGCCGTGGTCGAGCAAACGATGCGATTGGTCGAAGCGGCGAAGTTGTTGGACGTGCCGCACGCCGCCACGGTTCAGTACCCCGAGCGGCTCGGCGGTTTGGTTCCTCCACTGGACAAAGTGTTTGCTTCGCCCGAATCCAAACGAGCCTTTAGCGCTACGGTTTGCCGTGACGCACTCGACGCGTGGGCGAAGCAGTCTCGCGATCAAATAGTGATCACGGGGATCGAGACGCACGTGTGCGTGTTGCAAACCGTGTTGGATTTGATCGCCGAAGGGTTCCGTCCGTATGTGGTGGCCGAGGCGGTAGCCGCACGCCATGGTCGCGATCATGAAATCGCGATCGAGCGAATGCAGATGGCCGGTGCGACGATCACCACCGTCGAATCGGTGCTGTTTGAATGGGTCGGAACCTCGCTGCATCCACAGTTCAAGGCGATTAGCCAACTGGTCAAGAAACAACGTTAG
- the corA gene encoding magnesium/cobalt transporter CorA: MDEIQQPAPRRVHFRKRFFHPFQRRTKVGSVPGKLRSSKNAAPTNVERIFFDQTTVQEDESVEASSLGDVTTGTQWINVVGLADHKAIEAIGECFGIHSLLLEDIIHTHQRPKVDTINNRLVVILRMTDQEIPLYLEQVSLVLSGNTLISFQERPGDSFEPVRRRIRQSLGRVRGQPADYLMYCLIDALLDAYFPLLEQYGRMLEKLEDDVTDSPGPHEQMQIRDAKRELAFLRKTAYGHRETLQRLIQESGGNFSEDTRLFLRDCLDHANHLLDVTESFREVVTDLRDLYFTSLSQRTNDVMRLLTLISTIFIPMSFVAGVYGMNFDSSRSRWNMPETRWEWGYPMALTLMVGMAMGMLWVFYRRGWLRR, from the coding sequence GTGGATGAAATTCAGCAACCCGCCCCGCGGCGAGTCCATTTTCGCAAGCGGTTCTTTCATCCGTTTCAGCGGCGGACCAAGGTTGGCTCGGTACCAGGCAAACTGCGATCGAGCAAGAACGCGGCACCGACCAATGTGGAGCGGATCTTTTTTGATCAAACCACGGTGCAAGAGGATGAGTCCGTCGAGGCTTCATCGCTTGGCGACGTCACCACCGGGACTCAGTGGATCAATGTGGTCGGGTTGGCGGATCACAAGGCCATCGAAGCGATTGGCGAGTGCTTTGGGATTCACTCGCTGCTGCTCGAAGACATCATTCACACGCACCAGCGACCCAAGGTCGATACGATCAATAACCGCCTTGTGGTCATATTAAGGATGACCGACCAGGAGATTCCACTGTACTTGGAACAGGTCTCGCTGGTGCTCAGCGGTAACACGTTGATCTCATTCCAAGAACGTCCGGGCGATTCGTTTGAACCGGTGCGAAGACGGATTCGACAATCACTCGGGCGGGTTCGCGGTCAACCAGCTGACTATTTGATGTATTGCTTGATCGATGCGCTGTTAGACGCCTATTTCCCGCTGCTCGAACAATACGGGCGGATGTTGGAAAAATTGGAAGATGATGTGACCGATTCTCCAGGACCGCACGAGCAGATGCAGATTCGTGATGCAAAACGCGAACTCGCCTTCTTGCGAAAAACGGCGTATGGTCATCGCGAGACGTTGCAGCGTTTGATCCAGGAATCGGGCGGGAATTTCAGCGAGGACACGCGGTTGTTTCTACGCGATTGTTTGGATCACGCCAACCACTTGTTGGACGTGACCGAATCGTTTCGCGAAGTCGTCACCGATCTGCGAGATCTGTATTTCACCAGTCTCAGCCAACGCACCAACGACGTGATGCGTTTGTTGACGTTGATCTCGACGATCTTCATTCCGATGTCGTTTGTCGCCGGGGTTTACGGGATGAATTTTGACAGCAGTCGGTCACGCTGGAACATGCCCGAAACACGTTGGGAATGGGGCTATCCGATGGCGCTGACGCTTATGGTTGGGATGGCGATGGGGATGTTGTGGGTGTTCTATCGACGCGGATGGTTGCGGCGATAA